One stretch of Daphnia pulicaria isolate SC F1-1A chromosome 6, SC_F0-13Bv2, whole genome shotgun sequence DNA includes these proteins:
- the LOC124343487 gene encoding lysine-specific histone demethylase 1A-like, whose protein sequence is MSISSDKVPAGAPVNTEENADDAEELRRSSRRNKRARVETKEAETNDHPVEPSGASDADKDDKKESGSDGTTVKSEAHKASTSLPSAPSIQEPMLKAETKDEEMIHDSDFEEPSGLEGAAFQSRLPVDKMHADEAARFPDIEQGVPATQKLFLYIRNRLLQLWLENPKMELTLENALSELEPPYNSDTNLVGRIHGFLQRHGFINFGVFKRIMPIPVISKPCKVIVIGSGISGLTAAQQLRNFGCEVVVLEARDRVGGRIATFRKNSYVADVGAMVVTGLGGNPITILSKQISMELHKIKQKCPLYEANGSTVPKDKDEMVEREFNRLLEATSYLSHQLDINYVNTNPVSLGQALEWVIKLQEKNVKEKQIQHWKNYITLQDNLRSVLNKLIALQDKVAKLTQQWNKMNETRGQRDITQEFSLRSKLRDIHHAHKEWAQLQEQQKEIEEKLQELESSPPSDVYLSSRDRQILDWHFANLEFANATPLSNLSLKHWDQDDDFEFTGSHLTVRNGFSCLPVALSEGLDIRLNQAVRQVNYGGEKIEVSVFNPRNTSQTSTITGDAVLCTLPLGVLKQITSLNPNATESGKAANNMVEFTPPLPEWKLSAIQRLGFGNLNKVVLCFERIFWDPNSNLFGHVGSTTASRGELFLFWNLYKTPVLLALVAGEAAAIMENVGDDVIVGRCMAVLKGIFGNGAVPQPKETVVTRWRSDPWARGSYSFVSTSASGNDYDILACPVTSSGEQSTSSLDSSSPPPRLFFAGEHTIRNYPATVHGALLSGVREAARIADFYLGCSY, encoded by the exons CAAAAAGGAGTCAGGGTCTGATGGCACCACAGTGAAATCTGAAGCGCATAAAGCTTCCACATCTCTACCAAGTGCACCATCTATTCAAGAGCCAATGTTGAAAGCAGAAACAAAAGATGAGGAAATGATTCATGATTCTGATTTTGAGGAACCCTCTG GCTTGGAGGGAGCAGCATTTCAAAGCCGTTTACCAGTAGATAAAATGCATGCAGATGAAGCTGCACGCTTTCCAGACATAGAGCAAGGTGTCCCAGCTACCCAGAAGCTATTTCTTTATATTAGGAACAGACTA CTGCAATTGTGGTTGGAAAATCCAAAGATGGAGTTAACACTTGAGAATGCTCTGTCAGAATTAGAGCCGCCTTATAATAG CGACACGAATTTAGTCGGAAGGATCCATGGATTCTTACAGCGCCATGGCTTCATCAATTTTGGTGTTTTCAAAAGAATAATG CCCATTCCAGTTATTTCGAAACCCTGCAAAGTTATCGTGATTGGATCTGGGATTTCCGGACTAACAGCTGCTCAACAATTACGTAATTTTGGATGCGAAGTTGTTGTCTTGGAAGCAAGA GATCGTGTTGGTGGAAGAATTGCCACTTTTCGCAAGAACTCGTATGTAGCAGATGTAGGAGCTATGGTAGTTACTGGTTTGGGAGGTAATCCAATCACTATTTTGTCGAAACAAATCAG TATGGAGCtgcacaaaataaaacaaaaatgtcccCTATACGAAGCCAATGGATCAACA GTTCCTAAAGATAAAGATGAAATGGTCGAACGCGAATTCAACAGACTTCTTGAAGCCACAAGCTACTTGTCGCATCAACTTGACATAAACTACGTTAACACCAACCCCGTTTCCCTCGGACAGGCTTTGGAATGGGTTATTAA gcttcaagaaaaaaatgtaaaagaaaagcagattcaacattggaaaaattacaTTACTCTTCAAGATAATTTACGTTCTGTTCTTAATAAG ctgATCGCCTTACAGGACAAAGTAGCAAAATTGACTCAACAGTGGAATAAAATGAACGAAACACGGGGACAACGAGATATCACTCAAGAATTTTCTCTTCGATCAAAACTCAGAGATATCCATCATGCTCACAAA GAATGGGCCCAGCTTCAAGAACAGCAAAAGGAAATCGAGGAAAAACTGCAAGAGCTTGAATCATCTCCTCCTAGTGAC GTATATCTATCTTCTCGTGATCGACAAATTCTGGATTGGCATTTCGCTAACTTG GAATTCGCCAACGCAACGCCGCTTTCAAACTTATCGCTTAAACACTGGGATCAAGATGATGATTTTGAGTTTACCGGGAGTCATCTTACTG TGAGAAATGGGTTCAGCTGTTTGCCAGTTGCCCTCTCTGAAGGATTGGATATTCGTCTCAATCAAGCAGTTCGACAAGTAAATTATGGCggtgaaaaaattgaagtcaGCGTATTTAATCCACGTAATACAAGCCAAACTAGTACAATAACAG GTGATGCCGTTTTATGCACTCTCCCATTGGGAGTTCTAAAACAAATCACTTCCCTTAATCCAAACGCAACTGAGTCGGGAAAAGCTGCCAATAATATGGTAGAATTTACCCCTCCTCTACCGGAATGGAAACTCTCGGCCATTCAGCGCCTAGGTTTTGGAAATCTCAACAAAGTCGTTCTTTGTTTTGAACGTATTTTCTGGGATCCGAATTCAAATCTGTTTGGACACGTCGGATCTACTACTGCTTCAAGAG gagaactttttctcttttggaatCTGTACAAAACACCAGTCCTGTTAGCGCTTGTAGCTGGAGAAGCAGCCGCCATCATGGAAAACGTTGGTGATGATGTTATTGTCGGTCGTTGCATGGCTGTGTTAAAAGGCATTTTTGGTAACGGGGCTGTTCCTcag CCAAAAGAAACCGTGGTAACACGCTGGCGTTCTGATCCATGGGCTCGAGGTTCCTATTCTTTTGTCTCTACAAGCGCTTCAGGGAATGACTACGACATTCTCGCTTGTCCTGTCACTTCATCTGGCGAACAGTCAACTTCCAGTTTGGACTCGTCTAGCCCACCTCCTCGTCTTTTCTTTGCTG GTGAGCATACCATACGGAACTATCCTGCCACGGTTCATGGAGCTTTGCTGAGTGGTGTTCGAGAGGCTGCCAGGATTGCCGATTTTTATCTTGGCTGCTCATATTAG
- the LOC124343489 gene encoding NADH-cytochrome b5 reductase 3-like, with protein sequence MDALGKSLPIVTGIGIVVFTAVAAKLYFNWLQPKEKSAKQKELKTLLDPQTKYPLKLIERHVINHDTRRFRFALPSPQHVLGLPVGQHVYLSARVNDQLIIRAYTPVSCDEEKGYFDLVVKVYFKDVNPKFPDGGKLTQYLENLAIGESIDVRGPSGLLVHQGPGLFAIKPDKKSPSFNMGFKKLNMIAGGTGITPMLQLIRQILKNPADSTCVALLYANQTESDILLREELEEAASQHPDRLRLWYTVDRPTDGWKYSSGFVSAEMIATHLYPPADDTFVVMCGPPPMINFACIPNMDKLGYSAKLRFAY encoded by the exons ATGGACGCCCTTGGAAAg AGCTTACCTATTGTCACTGGCATTGGTATTGTGGTTTTtactgctgttgctgcaaaGTTATATTTCAACTGGCtccaaccaaaagaaaaatctgccAAACAGAAGGAATTAAAGACACTACTTGATCCTCAAACAAAATATCctttaaaattgattgaacGCCATGTAATCAACCATGACACCAGGAGATTCAGGTTTGCCCTCCCTTCTCCACAACATGTTCTTG gtCTTCCTGTTGGTCAGCATGTCTATTTATCAGCAAGAGTCAATGACCAGCTGATAATTCGCGCTTATACACCTGTATCGTGTGATGAGGAAAAGGGATATTTCGATTTAGTCGTGAAG gtttatttcaaagatGTTAATCCGAAATTCCCGGATGGAGGAAAATTAACACAATATTTAGAAAACCTTGCCATCGGAGAATCCATTGACGTCCGAGGTCCATCTGGGTTGTTGGTACACCAAGGCCCAGGATTGTTTGCCATAAAGCCGGATAAAAAATCACCTTCTTTTAATATGGGTTTCAAAAAACTTAATATGATCGCAG GTGGAACTGGAATTACACCTATG TTGCAACTAATTCGGCAGATTTTAAAGAATCCGGCAGACTCTACATGCGTGGCTCTTTTATACGCCAACCAAACCGAATCTGATATTCTATTGCGCGAAGAATTAGAAGAAGCTGCTTCTCAACACCCCGATCGACTTCGACTCTGGTATACTGTCGATCGACCTACTGACG GTTGGAAATATAGCTCGGGATTTGTGTCAGCTGAAATGATAGCCACCCATTTGTATCCCCCTGCTGATGACACTTTCGTTGTTATGTGTGGTCCCCCTCCGATGATTAACTTTGCATGCATTCCAAATATGGACAAATTAGGATACTCAgcaaaattgagatttgcttACTAG
- the LOC124342008 gene encoding DNA polymerase delta subunit 2-like produces MEAVRYERKELDYEDLSSTFKLVNRDFNRQYAGIYTVRLTKFRTLLEERVEKKWGKQYPIKKLVDLVPNEKVFVFGTIYKQQELKPSILREVSDEHQVLPLPPKARYVSGTDILILEDELQRILLVGNTNVGEFVTGVVIALLGHEDDSGKFIVEDICPADMPVVVNSPKIDFSTPRFIALISGLDLGSGNDSYLLMQEMIFTLMGKTGTPEVQEIMSKVSRLIIAGNSLSSATQDRHILDKAKYLMRNNMVASIEAVQQLDDIIFQLASSITVDVMPGAHDPANFVLPQHPLHHCLLPQSYQLSTFHAVSNPYNCRIGGRIVMGNSGQPVLDILMNSSLEHPLDAMEKTLEWRHMCPTAPDTLGCYPYDDDDPFIFNTCPDIYFAGNQESFGDRLWKSADGHPVRLISLPRFSESGTIVIVDANTLECFTLSFGTDEDSGVDH; encoded by the exons ATGGAGGCTGTTCGTTATGAACGCAAAGAACTGGACTATGAGGACTTGTCAAGTACGTTTAAGTTGGTCAATCGTGATTTCAATAGGCAATATGCCGGTATATATACCGTCAGGCTTACGAAATTTCGAACTTTACTTGAGGAACGCGTTGAAAAGAAATGGG GTAAGCAATATCCCATCAAGAAGCTTGTTGACCTAGTTCCCAATGAAAAG GTTTTTGTGTTTGGGACCATCTATAAACAGCAAGAACTAAAACCAAGTATTTTAAGAGAAGTCAGTGATGAG CATCAAGTATTACCACTACCTCCCAAAGCAAGATATGTTTCAGGAACTGATATTCTAATATTGGAAGATGAATTGCAACGTATTTTGCTTGTTGGCAACACAAATGTAGGGGAATTTGTCACTGGGGTTGTTATTGCATTGCTTGGCCATGAAGATGATTCAGGAAAGTTTATTGTTGAGGATATCTGTCCTGCTGACATGCCTGTGGTAGTGAACTCCCCCAAAATTGACTTCAGCACACCTAG aTTCATTGCCTTAATATCTGGCTTAGATTTAGGAAGTGGTAATGACTCATATTTACTGATGCAAGAAATGATTTTCACATTGATGGGGAAAACTGGGACTCCGGAAGTTCAAGAAATAATGTCTAAAGTTTCAAGATTAATCATTGCag ggAACTCGTTAAGTTCTGCAACTCAAGATCGCCATATTTTGGACAAAGCAAAATATCTGATGCGCAATAATATGGTAGCTAGCATTGAAGCTGTTCAACAGTTGGATGACATCATTTTCCAATTAGCA AGTTCCATAACCGTGGATGTAATGCCCGGAGCCCATGATCCAGCTAATTTTGTCCTTCCTCAACATCCATTACACCACTGTCTGCTTCCGCAAAGTTATCAGTTATCTACATTCCATGCAGTTAGCAATCCATATAATTGCCGAATTGGAGGTCGCATAGTCATGGGAAACTCTGGGCAACCTGTTTTGGATATCCTGATGAACTCTTCTCTAGAGCATCCGTTAGACGCCATGGAAAAAACTTTAGAATGGAGACACATGTGTCCGACTGCCCCAGATACTTTAGGTTGTTATCCATACGATGACGACGAtcctttcatttttaacacttGTCCTGATATTTATTTCGCTGGAAATCAGGAATCATTTGGTGATCGTTTGTGGAAAA GCGCTGATGGTCACCCTGTCCGGCTTATTTCATTGCCTAGGTTTTCAGAATCGGGAACCATTGTAATTGTTGACGCGAATACTTTGGAATGCTTCACGCTGAGTTTTGGAACCGATGAAGATTCTGGCGTCGATCATTGA
- the LOC124342009 gene encoding differentially expressed in FDCP 8 homolog, with amino-acid sequence MSVSDTSKKSDSNGDESGSLHCLPVDENYYSSQHEEVWNMEKTIDIQLAIDTCKEKILALEEISEEKRLLVQRLVKLRLRLQEVQELEIYMDPKKMKVVQSHKFVCQTVTQLKFHPSQIYCETCSGLIWIPVQSCFVCLECDYISHGQCLNSVKRICASVKVKENPCYVLEICPEKSLRNQNYRCAECKAGISFNTALTQPLLCDYSGNYFCSECHWGSLSVIPSRVVLNWDFHEYPVSKGSKQYLNLMMKKSIINLETINPKLFSFVEELAYVKRLRSDFMIMKEYILTCKDALEAKLLRLLEDRQHYVENSDYYSIQDLMDIDKKDLISYLEPIHNQFLMHITQDCVGCRGKGHVCRLCGQLPELFPFEISATQCEGCYSVYHRHCANKRDVVCPKCGRVNHTIK; translated from the exons ATGTCTGTCAGTGACACCTCCAAAAAGAGTGATTCAAACGGAGACGAATCTGGTAGCTTGCATTGTCTTCCAGTAgatgaaaattattattcctcGCAACACGAAGAAGTATGGAATATGGAAAAGACCATTGACATTCAGCTAGCTATCGATacttgtaaagaaaaaattcttgcGTTGGAGGAAATATCTGAAGAAAAACGCCTATTAGTACAGAGATTAGTTAAGCTGAGACTTAGACTTCAAGAAGTACAAGAACTTGAAATATACATGGATCCTAAGAAAATGAAGGTGGTGCAAAGCCACAAGTTTGTTTGTCAAACTGTAACACAGTTGAAATTTCATCCATCCCAAATATATTGTGAAACATGTTCTGGCCTTATTTGGATACCAGTTCAAAGTTGCTTTGTTTGTTTAG aatGTGATTACATATCTCATGGACAATGTCTGAATAGTGTCAAACGAATATGCGCTTCTGTTAAAGTTAAAGAAAATCCTTGCTACGTTCTAGAAATTTGTCCAgagaaaagtttaagaaatcaaaattatcGTTGTGCTGAATGCAAAGCGGGAATATCCTTCA ACACTGCCCTTACTCAACCCCTCTTATGTGATTATTCTGGTAATTACTTCTGCAGTGAATGTCATTGGGGAAGTTTAAGTGTAATTCCTTCAAGGGTAGTGTTGAATTGGGACTTTCATGAATATCCAGTTTCTAAAGGATCAAAACAATACTTAAATTTAATGATGAAGAAATCAATTATCAATTTAGAAACCATCAACCCCAAGCTATTTAGTTTTGTAGAAGAACTAGCTTATGTCAAG cgtTTAAGAAGCGATTTTATGATCATGAAGGAATACATCCTAACATGCAAAGATGCGTTGGAAGCTAAATTACTTCGGCTTTTAGAAGATCGTCAACATTATGTAGAAAATTCTGATTACTACAGTATTCAA GATCTTATGGACATTGacaaaaaagatttgataTCCTACCTTGAACCTATAcacaatcaatttttaatgCATATTACGCAAGATTGtgtg GGATGTCGGGGTAAAGGTCATGTATGTCGATTATGTGGTCAACTTCCGGAACTCTTCCCCTTCGAAATTTCTGCGACGCAGTGTGAGGGCTGTTACAGCGTTTATCACCGACATTGTGCCAACAAAAGAGATGTTGTTTGCCCCAAGTGTGGAAGAGTTAATCATACAATTAAATGA
- the LOC124342015 gene encoding brain protein I3-like has translation MNANFDDPPPAYTPFVQQPISSSQTYGSTGGHGSGATTVIITPNPSSTIFLVGGCPACRVGVLDDEFTFLGLLCCILFFPIGILCCLALRQRRCLNCGAVF, from the exons ATGAACGCAAATTTTGATGATCCACCTCCGGCCTATACCCCATTCGTTCAACAGCCAATTTCTA GTTCACAAACATATGGTTCTACTGGAGGTCATGGTTCTGGAGCAACCACAGTCATAATCACTCCTAATCCCTCCTCAACCATTTTTCTAGTTGGAGGCTGTCCTGCATGCAGA GTTGGTGTCCTAGATGATGAATTTACTTTTCTGGGGCTACTGTGTTgcattctcttcttccctaTTGGTATCCTGTGTTGTTTAGCTCTACGCCAAAGGCGTTGTCTTAATTGTGGAGCAGTTTTTTGA
- the LOC124342012 gene encoding RNA exonuclease 4-like → MPPAKSNPPKESSQKLRTSVKKKKNFFFKTSANNIKLTDKPKLDEKSQIKPSKNFARLPTKPDEASSNWKSLITQIKPVQSKGRLLYIERKKKEAAKKIEESSIGVTSSEKTNNDPEIWFDGVDPILLETPSCDASNIQFGSSGPKELTKVLALDCEMVGIGSDGKESALARVSIVNQHGVCVYDKFVAPGEEVTDFRTKFSGIRPHNLKNASQLGVVCHEVAEMLKGRLLIGHGLSHDLEVLMIKHPKSNIRDTSRFKVFRSVVNGATPSLKRLAQQFLGIEIQTGEHSSIQDAQAALRLYTMFHQQWEADLVSRRSERKSKIIKGKKSTKETLKTKETVQSKESIKK, encoded by the exons ATGCCTCCTGCTAAATCAAACCCACCGAAAGAGAGTTCCCAGAAACTTCGAACCTccgttaaaaagaagaaaaattttttcttcaaaacctCTGCTAATAATATTAAGTTAACAGACAAGCCAAAATTAGACGAAAAATCGCAAATAAAACCCTCAAAAAACTTTGCCAGATTACCAACTAAGCCAGATGAAGCATCTTCAAATTGGAAATCACTAATTACACAAATCAAGCCTGTTCAGTCAAAAGGAAGACTGTTGTACAttgaaaggaagaagaaagaagcagcaaagaaaattgaagaaagtTCTATAGGAGTGACTTCAAGTGAAAAAACTAATAATGACCCGGAAATCTGGTTTGATGGTGTCGATCCTATTTTGCTGGAGACTCCCAGTTGTGACGCTAGTAATATTCAATTTGGTTCTAGTGGGCCCAAAGA attaacTAAAGTTCTAGCACTGGATTGTGAAATGGTTGGGATTGGAAGTGATGGAAAGGAATCAGCACTAGCACGAGTCTCAATTGTAAATCAACATGGAGTATGTGTTTATGACAAATTTGTTGCTCCTGGAGAAGAAGTGACTGACTTCAGGACAAAATTTTCAGGAATAAGACCTCATAATCTGAAAAATg CATCTCAACTCGGAGTTGTCTGCCATGAAGTAGCTGAAATGTTAAAGGGTCGACTTCTAATTGGACACGGTTTGAGTCATGATTTGGAAGTACTCATGATCAAACATCCTAAATCTAATATTCGGGATACGTCAAG ATTTAAAGTTTTTCGGTCAGTAGTAAATGGAGCTACCCCTAGTTTAAAACGATTGGCACAACAGTTTTTGGGGATTGAAATTCAAACCGGAGAGCACAGTTCG ATACAAGATGCTCAAGCTGCGTTACGTTTATATACGATGTTTCATCAGCAATGGGAAGCAGATTTGGTTTCCAGGAGGTCAGAGAGAAAGTCCAAGATcatcaaagggaaaaaatcaacTAAGGAAACCCTGAAGACTAAGGAAACTGTCCAATCAAAGGAAAGCATTAAAAAGTAA
- the LOC124342014 gene encoding ciliogenesis and planar polarity effector 2-like — MESTTTTSLKHVDQDWYKTVEGERIVQQLYHPINTKVRKHFGILEHPNLTPGTPEIMFKIGVLGKAGSGKTKTISVLSGKPAVFPGYIETIGIHVKNIYWPAQIQAKTCLFKLQFWESGESCSKRYNYISTACMEKTDAVAIVINRADRTSLDYADSKLDSLSRLNSTVVLFVMDTEHDVQVHDQELNQYARRRRLPFFHLPPHTLDIKYFAPFYNSLCDFVYSSQHKVMSDTL; from the exons ATGGAGAGTACAACTACAACTTCTTTGAAGCATGTTGATCAAGATTGGTACAAAACAGTCGAAGGAGAAAGAATTGTACAACAACTTTACCACCCAATAAATACGAAAGTTCGAAAGCATTTTG GAATATTAGAACATCCGAATCTTACACCAGGAACCCCAGAAATTATGTTCAAAATAGGTGTACTGGGCAAAGCAGGAagtgggaaaacaaaaaccattTCAGTTTTATCTGGGAAACCAGCAGTTTTTCCAGGATACATAGAAACTATAGGAATTcatgtaaaaaatatttattggcCAGCACAAATACAAGCAAAAACCTGCTTGTTTAAATTACAGTTTTGGGAATCAGGAGAATCATGTTCAAAGAGATATAACTACATTTCAACA gcaTGCATGGAAAAAACTGATGCAGTGGCCATAGTAATAAATAGAGCTGATCGAACATCTTTGGACTATGCCGATAGTAAACTTGACTCTTTGTCTCGGCTAAATTCTACTGTAGTGTTATTTGTAATGGATACTGAACACGACGTTCAGGTTCATGATCAAGAACTAAACCAGtatgcaagaagaagaaggctccCATTTTTTCATCTTCCTCCTCATACTCTAGATATTAAATACTTTGCACCATTCTATAATTCCTTGTGTGATTTTGTATATTCTTCTCAACATAAAGTTATGTCAGATACTCTTTAA
- the LOC124342013 gene encoding coatomer subunit epsilon-like encodes MPEQQGETDELFEVKTQFYIGNYQSAINEAQKLKLNNPVLKLERDVFVYRAYIALKKYGVVINEIHGASPQELQPLKQLAEYFSQPSKRESIVLKLDQQVSGNLDVNNYVFLLVAASIYYNESSYETALKVLHQSDHLECRALMLQTQLRMDRLDLARKELKTMQEIDDDAILTQLASAWVNLATGGEKLQEAYYTFQELADKNAPTALLLNGQATCCIGQSKYEEAESALQDALEKDSNNTDTLVNLVVLSQLSSKTPEVCNRYLSQLIDSAPEHPFVIEFQNKERDFDLLAKQYALPA; translated from the exons ATGCCGGAACAGCAGGGAGAAACCGATGAGCTTTTTGAAGTTAAAACACAATTTTATATTGGAAATTATCAGTCTGCTATCAATGAAGCTCAGAAGCTGAAG TTAAATAACCCTGTTCTGAAGCTTGAACGTGACGTATTTGTCTATCGAGCCTATATTGCTCTAAAGAAATATGGTGTTGTCATCAATGAAATACATGGAGCCTCTCCACAAGAACTTCAGCCATTGAAACAATTGGCAGAGTATTTTTCTCAGCCTAGtaagag GGAATCTATTGTTCTAAAACTTGATCAACAAGTTTCAGGAAATCTAGATGTAAACAACTAtgtctttcttcttgttgCTGCTTCAATTTACTACAATGAAAGTAGTTATGAAACTGCCCTTAAAGTACTGCATCAGTCAGACCACTTAGAATG TCGGGCTCTAATGCTGCAAACACAGTTAAGAATGGATCGTTTGGATCTTGCAAGAAAGGAATTGAAAACCATGCAAGAAATTGATGATGATGCTATTTTGACACAGCTTGCTTCTGCCTGGGTCAATCTTGCAACA gGTGGTGAAAAGCTGCAAGAAGCATACTATACATTCCAAGAGCTGGCTGACAAGAATGCTCCAACTGCATTGTTGTTGAATGGTCAGGCTACTTGCTGTATTGGTCAAAGTAAATATGAAGAAGCTGAGTCTGCCCTTCAAGATGCTCTAGAAAAAGATTCTAATAACACAGATACACTAGTGAATCTTGTTGTGCTCAGCCAGCTATCAAGCAAGACGCCAGAAGTCTGTAATCGCTATTTGAGTCAGTTGATTGATTCTGCTCCCGAACATCCTTTTGTCATTGAGttccaaaataaagaaagagattttgaTTTGCTTGCTAAGCAGTACGCTCTGCCAGCTTAA